ctttgagaaggatactaatctagtcgtgaaatctgcagcattttcatttgatcctacgtgagctaacttcaccgagtgtgtagacttacagaggtcgacaatatttgcgattctattatttacatatacacttctcttttgaagctttgttctcaagttctcataatcagctagccaacttaaggcaatcgtagaatctgaaaacaacattatgtcattaactgcaataggcacaatacaagaagtgagcattttatacagatcaaaagccctttgcaatgcatactctactgcagtgagttcgagtacaggcatagttcgccctttcagatttttattcagaatcttattatgggcagatacgaaggataccaactttgaatttctctcctgcaagtaaataacacatccaagaaagtttttactcgcatcactcattacaattatatcaaaattagactttctgctacccatatattttggtatctctagcctttcaccattattgaattgtgaagctatgtttctccattcatttagctgagcaccatgaagagaagtatcccatttatctacataatcagactgtaattgcctgaggaagatcttacatctgtttaaaacaggcaagttagtattattcaaatcaaatatactcattactgaactcaaaatctgcctaagagtattggcttcaacatttaatttaacacatgtggcctttagtatatcattatatctgtcccagcacatgccaagaattttaacctcttgtggagtctctgtgccaactttacagtcaatgtcacgctgaaattgagaataattagtaacatactgctgcaatggaaatttatgctgctcaaatattgtactggcttccctgtgaaccatttcaacttcatcttcatctgcacaaccaattagaaaattatcaacataactgccttggaagattctttttttcaattcctgaatttcttcagtatcaccatctgtctccaatattagcattttataaagacagcactgcaacagatatggagaaacagacatcccaaatattactcgctttgagcgatacacaactggtgtaaaatctctagattcaacatccttaaaccaataaaagagaaattttgaggaattctcatcatcaatggccaatctatgaaaggcttttgaaatatcaaatccaagtataaacttgtcaaacctcatcatggtcaatgcatcacttattttaaaattcttgttataacctgggtgaatacattgattcagactaatgcctttactgccatcatgtcttttttctgcaagattcgccatgtaaataactcttactttcgtagtatctctttcttctttaattacaggactgtggctaatgaagaaatattttggaaatttccttttatattcttcaaaatcttcaaCTTTTTCAATGATTCCCAAATCAATTTGTGACTGGAAAACTTCATCAATTCGCTTAAGAACATTACTGTTCATGTATTTCTTCTTCAGACTGCACATAACCTTGAAAGCAAGTCTCTCATTTGATCCAAGAAGATCTTTATATCTAGTCAACCAAGGAATTGGTACGACATAAAACTTTTCAGAATCTCTGtaaatgttgcataaaataaaatctgtcacttcttgctcagtttcattagtaacacattcaatagaatcctcctcttccatatttatgaatatcttacaatcatgacccaactgagaataatccgcaacctctgctatatctggcaggctttcaaaattatatattccatcaagtgttggcacttcatagtcaaatccatcagaatcaatctccatagtgccaatgtatgaagtagtagattttgtttcttcagaaatcttcctatgagacatcaaagatgtatctactgcatcggaaagattctttatccagtcagaaatagaaccaattaatattagtttatcattaattctgtaaaaagaagtcagtctgtctttttgacctagtactccactctccatgctcatcacacaatgccaatcctttgcacctatcagtagctttatatcatcaatgtcatgaattctgtttacaccattgaatttatcataagcaacctctttaccattctgccttagcagttctattaatttatacatatgaggagctttcatctgaattttaatcttaggaatacaaatacaagtaatttcataacttacatcaccaatcttaaaaggaaaactcacTGACTTGGTACAAATCTTTTGATTAGTATTAATGCCCTTGATAATCAAATGTATCTTAGGATCTACTACCTTCAAGTTCAAAAAATCTGCTAAACTTTCCTCAATAAAGGAATTCTGGCTACCCGAATCCAAAACTGTATCCACTTTAACACGATCATATTCAGTCGTCACtgttagtaatggtaataaagaatcaacaatatccaaatgactagatgctgtaacagttgatggtatttcattaacactctcgacaacattaaccacctttgtggtagtttgcttactattactagaatctgttggctttgaactacacaaaaaactccagtgtttaccctttttgcatttgaagcatacacctgacgtctgaaatctgcactcattactattatgagctgcttttaagcatttaaagcacttgtgcaattctttcaatcgctttattttatcagatacttGCAAGTACTTTGTACAACTGGCAATTTTGTGATCTTTAGCATTACAAAGCATACATAAACTCCTTGTTAAACTAGTATTCAAACTAGTAGCCAACACTGCGGTTTTACATGGACTTTCTTTACTAATGTTTAATTGAGCGTTATACCTGCTGCAAGCTTCCAAAAATTTACCAGTAACCTCAACTAAAGTAGGATGAGACTTATTTGTGATCGCAACTATGATATCTTGAAATTTAGTAGGCAATGAAGACCGGACAAAATAAAGCATAACAGTGTCCAAATCAATAGCATTATCTTTCACTGCATCAATCAACTTCTTAATatgagcataaaaaatatatggatcatccttgccccaaacaaacctcaagtcagttaactctttaatgaggacaaacttctgaggcatttcatcagcaaatgctgcgatcaaagtttgtttagcctgaccaaaagtttgctgggacacctttatagaactaatcatagcctttgctctactatgacattgctgctcaagtaaattatacctctcgacttcatttaaattatacggagcagtcaagtgttcaaaacttcaaaaaatcgcttacatgtaaatttatcttccttagaatctgcataataccgaggcaaattcaacttgggcaaatcaattttagttctgcaagaagttttattatcaatctgtacgGAGAGATTATCAAGTCGAGATTGCATTTTGTTTGACAGTAATTTAATTTTACGATGATATTCCTCACATTCAGAATCCTGCCTATCCAAATCCTCCTGCGGAACTAAGGAGTCCAGTCTAACATTAGTCAAAATCAAATCATCCAAGGACTGCAATCTTTGACTGTACTCACTCAGAAAACTCAATTCTGTTTGCAATTCCGCTTTATCTAAAGAATCAACAGCATTACACAAtttattatataatacactaacctTACGGCGTATAGTAGTACGTTCACGCTTTTCCGATTCCGTCATCTTTAACTAACAGACAATACACCTCAAATAAATCAACtttcaaatgaaaaactaatacGTACAACGCGAGAGGAGGGGGACCCGGACACCGCCCAACTAGAAACGACCAACATTCCACACCAGTGCttaaaaatattaatccaaaagttCGAAGGACCAAGCGGAAAAAATGGGGAGTGGTctacttatgtaaatataaaatcaacatgtaatgaccacgatcatatcattaaaccttgcatttttaagtgaaaaggtagagatggaaaaaatgcattttaaatatt
This sequence is a window from Palaemon carinicauda isolate YSFRI2023 unplaced genomic scaffold, ASM3689809v2 scaffold623, whole genome shotgun sequence. Protein-coding genes within it:
- the LOC137637275 gene encoding uncharacterized protein; the encoded protein is MISSIKVSQQTFGQAKQTLIAAFADEMPQKFVLIKELTDLRFVWGKDDPYIFYAHIKKLIDAVKDNAIDLDTVMLYFVRSSLPTKFQDIIVAITNKSHPTLVEVTGKFLEACSRYNAQLNISKESPCKTAVLATSLNTSLTRSLCMLCNAKDHKIASCTKYLQVSDKIKRLKELHKCFKCLKAAHNSNECRFQTSGVCFKCKKGKHWSFLCSSKPTDSSNSKQTTTKVVNVVESVNEIPSTVTASSHLDIVDSLLPLLTVTTEYDRVKVDTVLDSGSQNSFIEESLADFLNLKVVDPKIHLIIKGINTNQKICTKSVSFPFKIGDVSYEITCICIPKIKIQMKAPHMYKLIELLRQNGKEVAYDKFNGVNRIHDIDDIKLLIGAKDWHCVMSMESGVLGQKDRLTSFYRINDKLILIGSISDWIKNLSDAVDTSLMSHRKISEETKSTTSYIGTMEIDSDGFDYEVPTLDGIYNFESLPDIAEVADYSQLGHDCKIFINMEEEDSIECVTNETEQEVTDFILCNIYRDSEKFYVVPIPWLTRYKDLLGSNERLAFKVMCSLKKKYMNSNVLKRIDEVFQSQIDLGIIEKVEDFEEYKRKFPKYFFISHSPVIKEERDTTKVRVIYMANLAEKRHDGSKGISLNQCIHPGYNKNFKISDALTMMRFDKFILGFDISKAFHRLAIDDENSSKFLFYWFKDVESRDFTPVVYRSKRVIFGMSVSPYLLQCCLYKMLILETDGDTEEIQELKKRIFQGSYVDNFLIGCADEDEVEMVHREASTIFEQHKFPLQQYVTNYSQFQRDIDCKVGTETPQEVKILGMCWDRYNDILKATCVKLNVEANTLRQILSSVMSIFDLNNTNLPVLNRCKIFLRQLQSDYVDKWDTSLHGAQLNEWRNIASQFNNGERLEIPKYMGSRKSNFDIIVMSDASKNFLGCVIYLQERNSKLVSFVSAHNKILNKNLKGRTMPVLELTAVEYALQRAFDLYKMLTSCIVPIAVNDIMLFSDSTIALSWLADYENLRTKLQKRSVYVNNRIANIVDLCKSTHSVKLAHVGSNENAADFTTRLVSFSKLRNSCYLTGPKMLREDLNLLEWLVIPNPGMINDVDIPKLVVNKASVEDMSVGTVVDLTKYSSLDKAIKVLMKVKLFINKLRLRINSKSQQSIALLDASYKKCSNDLLKLDQQNCFPDLQDFFTSKRKAKKCIPELVSRMNVFCDTDGILRVKCKMGKMSKGMMSRTPILISNNSDFGRILIMDTRVKFNHSGTYYVLHKLKPAFFLLKGFSTVKKVVNECYHCKRFNSRPVKVNANDYREWNVNPIKRFFSVCFIDYFGPYSTRYGSDKVKTYGVIFKCIWSHMINVEIVTSGDSKGFLLAFQNHVYNYGLPNKVFSDSGSNLGGAFTWIEECLKASEVQEFFNQRGVDVTEFSQYPRGSLNRGIGGIIESGVGLVRKLIQGAIHNNILDFLEFSHVIKQCICYANKKPISELGALREQNVNDDFQVLSPEFLKFGYDTQVMECIYHKGQLDDYDSSDLGKDFRRLIHIKEKLRNSYHNEFLFGLQDQATKYRGKYYPREHVKISKGDIVLIKDSMVKAPNYPLARVLDVIYNSLSEAVQVQLVKGNKSVVFRDI